GCACACGCAGGTGCGACCCTACCGAGCGGGGGCGTCCACATCGGTCCATGCACATCTACCTAATCGACCAACGAATCCGCGTCTATCGTCCTAACGCCGTGCGGGTCAGGCGGTTGCGCGGAAGTCGCGGAGGCGGCGGAGGTTCTCGCGGTCGCTGCCGGTGTGGTCCTCCAGCTTGGGCGTCTCCAGCACCTTGGGCACGCCCGCGAACCGCTCGTCGCGCATGAGGCGGCGGAAGGGCTCGGGCGTGAGAAAGCCGTCCCCGATCCACTCGTGGCGGTCCTTGCGAGTGCCCAGGTCGTGCTTGCTGTCGTTGAGGTGGAACGCGCGCAGCCGCTCGAACCCGATGGTGTCGCCGAAGCGCGCCATCACCCCGTCGTAGTCGCCGCGCAGGTCGTAGCCCGACGCGAACACGTGGCACGTGTCGAAGCACACGCCCACCCGCGACCGCAGCGCCTCGGGGATCAGGTCGATGATGCGCGCCAGCTCCTCGAACGTGCAGCCCAGCACCTTGCCCGCGCCCGCCGTGGTCTCCACCAGCACCACGGTGCTGCCGCCCGCCTCCTCAAGCGCGCGGCCGATGGCCTCGGCGTTCTGCAACAGGCCACGCTCGCGGTCGCCGTCGGTGGCGTTGCCGGGGTGCGTGACCAGGAAGTGCACGCCCAGCGACCGGCAGCGCGTAAGCTCCTGCACGAACGACGCATACGACTTCTCGAACAGCGCCGGGTCGTGCGAGGCCAGGTTGATCAGGTACGAGTCGTGGGAGATGACCGTGCCGATGGTGCGCTCCACGCACGCGGACGAGAACGAAGCGCACAGCGCGTCGTCCACCGCGGGCTCGCGCCACTGGTTGGGCGTCTTGGTGAAGAGCTGGAGCACGGCGGCCCCGATCTCGTGCGCGCGGCCCGGCGCGGTGTGGCACCCGCCGGCGGTGGAGACGTGCGCGCCCAGCTCGTCGGGCGCGGCCGCTACTTCGTTCGTGCTCATATCGCGATGCTCGACAGGTCGAAGTTCGGTTCGGTAGATGCGAGACGTCCGGCAGATGCGAACGCTTCGGTAGATGTTGCCGCTTCGGTGGATACCGCTGGGGTCCGCCAACGCAGCCGCATCGGTAGATGACGCCGCTTCGGTAGATGCAGCGGTCGGGAGATGAACCGCCTCGCCTGATAACCCGCTCGGGCCGATGCGGTCGCTCACCGTTCCGCTTCCACCGATGCGCGGCAATGCACGCTCGCGAATGCGCGGGCGATGCGCTCCGGCCGCTGCGGAGGGATGCGGTTCGTGACGATGTAAGGTTGCGCGCGCGGGCGGCGATGGATAGGTGGAGCGAACGATCTCGCGGCGAGCCAGGGAGACGATGCGCGTGAACCCCACGACCGACCCCGCCGCCACGGTGCGGCGCGCCCGCGACGGCGAGCCCGGCGCGCTGGGCGAGCTGTACGCGGCGCACGCGGCGGCGGTGATGGCGCTGGCGTACCGACTCACCGGCTCGCGCGCCGACGCCGAGGACGTGCTGCACGACGTCTTCCTGGGCCTCCCCGAGGCGCTGCGCCGCTACGACGAGCGCGGCAGCTTCGAGAGCTGGCTCAAGCGCGTGGCCGCCCGCGCCGCGCTCACCCGCATGCGCTCCGCCGGCCGCCGCCGCGAGGTGGCGCTGGACGACGAGGCCGAGCCCTCCCGCCGTGCCGAGGCGGAAGCCGTGGAGCCGCGGCTGGCCCTGGAGCGCGCCCTGGCGCGGCTGCCGGACGGGCTGCGCGCCGTCTTCGTCCTCAAGGAGGTCGAAGGCCGGCCGCACGCCGAGGTCGCGGGGCTGCTGGGCATCACCCAAGGCGCGAGCGAGGTCCGGCTGTGCCGGGCGGTCAAGACGCTGCGCGGCTACCTGAGGAGCGACCGATGACGACCCTTCCGCTGGCGCACCCGGACGACCGAAAGCTAAAGCGTTTCGCCGACGGCGCGAGTGCCCCCGCCGAATCGGCCACCGTGGGCCGCCATCTCGCCGCATGTGAGCGGTGCCGCGCCACCGTCTCGTTCATGCGCGGGCTCTCCGCCGCGGCGCGCGACCTCCCCGCCCCGCTGCCGCCGGACGGCATGCTCGCCCGCATCCTGGCCGAGCGCGCGGCCGGCGAGCGCGTGCTCCTGCCCGGCGGCGAGGAGCCCGCGGCGACTCCGCGGCGGCGCTGGCGGCGGGGGCTCGTCGCCGGTCTCACGGCGGCGGCGCTGGTGGCGGTCGCGTCACGGGCCGGGCAGCGCGCCATCTCACCCACGTCGCCCGGTCTGGCCGCGGCGGAGGACAGCCTGCCCACGCTGGGCGGCGTGCTCTCCAGCTTCAGCGTGCTGCCCAACGAGGCGGCCGCGCAGGACCTGACCGGGCCGGAGATGTCGTATCCGCCCGCCCGCGACGTGGACGCCACGCGCCTGCGCCCCGCCACGTGGACGTACGAGCTGCGCACGGTGCGCGGCGGGCGCCTGGCCGTGCCGCCGGAGCGCGGCATCGTCCGCCTGGACCGCGCGGAGTACCAGGGCCGCCCTGCGTGGCGCCTGTACGACGCGTGGACGGGCCACCCGCACGACACGAAGGAGACGACGATCCTGGACGGCGCCACGCTCCGCCCGCTGCACCGGCAGGCGTACGACGTGGGCTTCAGCCGCTTCACGGTGGAGCAGTGGTTCACGCGCGACAGCATCCACGGCACCATGCGGTCGGCCAATCGTAGCCGGCTGATCGCCCGGCGGATCCCGTCGCGCGGCGGGCCGTTCCTGGCGGGCGAGGCGTCGCCGCTGCTGATGCTCCAGGCCATCCGGCTGGAGCCGGGGTGGCGCGGCCGGGCGTCGCTGCTGGGCTGGGGCGCGGCCCGTTCGGACCTGGCGTACCCGTTCGGCCTGCGGCTCACGGGCGAGGACCGCGTGCGCACCGCGGCCGGGCCGGTGGACTGCTGGCGCGTGGTGCTGGGCACCGGCCCGCGCGAGCACACCTTCTGGCTGCGCAAGACCGACCACGTGATGATCCTCTCCCGCCGGGCCGGCGCCGCCCCCGGCGAGCTGATGGAATCCGTCCTCGTCGCCGAGGTGCCGGCGGGGTAGCCGCCGCCGCGCATCTCCGCCGGATCGGGCAGCTTCGCATCGGCGGAGATGCGGCGGGCGCGCGAGCCGAAGCATCAGCCTGTCCGCATCTCCCGAATCCAGACGCGGATGCGGATCGGCCGGCGGCAGCGCCGATCCGCCGCAACTCGCCCGATCCACATCTTCCGATCCGCCGTCTTCGTCATCATCCTCCCACATCGGAGCACCCATGCGCCAATTTGCTAGATGCACAGCCGTCATCCTGCCGCTCCTCTACGCCTCCGAGCTCGCCGCACAGGCGCCCTCCGGCCAGGTCCGCGCGTACCGGGTGGATGCGGGGCACTCGGACGTGGAGTTCTCGATCCCGTTCCTCTACGGCACGGTGCGCGGGCGGTTCGACGACCTGCACGGCAC
This portion of the Longimicrobiaceae bacterium genome encodes:
- a CDS encoding deoxyribonuclease IV; protein product: MSTNEVAAAPDELGAHVSTAGGCHTAPGRAHEIGAAVLQLFTKTPNQWREPAVDDALCASFSSACVERTIGTVISHDSYLINLASHDPALFEKSYASFVQELTRCRSLGVHFLVTHPGNATDGDRERGLLQNAEAIGRALEEAGGSTVVLVETTAGAGKVLGCTFEELARIIDLIPEALRSRVGVCFDTCHVFASGYDLRGDYDGVMARFGDTIGFERLRAFHLNDSKHDLGTRKDRHEWIGDGFLTPEPFRRLMRDERFAGVPKVLETPKLEDHTGSDRENLRRLRDFRATA
- a CDS encoding sigma-70 family RNA polymerase sigma factor yields the protein MNPTTDPAATVRRARDGEPGALGELYAAHAAAVMALAYRLTGSRADAEDVLHDVFLGLPEALRRYDERGSFESWLKRVAARAALTRMRSAGRRREVALDDEAEPSRRAEAEAVEPRLALERALARLPDGLRAVFVLKEVEGRPHAEVAGLLGITQGASEVRLCRAVKTLRGYLRSDR